The Alysiella filiformis sequence TATTGTCAGCTAAAAAATCAATTGAAATATGGTTACAGGCAGCCTGAACACACCAAACCCCATTCTCATTCTATCCATTAGAAACAAACAATCTAACGCCATAATCCGCTTTTGTGTATGATTTGCGCCATCAACATCACACAAAATTGAAAAAGATTATGAAAAATCAATCCACTGTTTTGGGCATAATGGGTTTATTGATTTTGCTCGCGCTGTGGCAAATCGGCAGCCTGATTTTGGCGCAAACCATGCCATTGGCAAATATGCTCGCGCCCGCCGCCGCGCTGGGCAGCCTGAAAACACTATTGCTTGGCGGACAGCTTTGGGAACACATTTTCGCCAGCTTGCAACGTGTGGGCGTGGGTTTGGGTTTTGCCTTGCTGATTGGCGTGCCTGTGGGTTTCGCGCTGGGCTTGTCGCGCAAAACAGAGCAGACCGCCAGCCCCGCATTCCAATTTTTACGCATGATTTCACCGCTTTCGTGGATGCCTGTGGTGGTCATGCTGTTTGGCATAGGCAATGCACCGATTTATTTTTTGTTGGCGTTTGCGGCGGTGTGGGCGATTATTTTGAACACGGCGGCAGGCGTGAAAAACATCAACCCACAATGGCTGGAATTGGGGCGTTCATTGAGCGCGACCCAATCGGAAATGTTGTTGAAAATCATGCTGCCTGCCGTGTTGGGCGACATTTTGAACGGTTTGCGTTTGGCGATTGGCATTGTGTGGGTGGTACTCGTGCCATGCGAAATGTTGGGCGTGAACGAAGGTTTGGGCTATTTCATTTTGGACACGCGCGACCGTTTGGCGTATGCCGAACTGATGGCAGCGATTGTGTTGATTGGCATCATTGGTTGGGCTTTGGACAGCATGGCGCGGTATGCAGCGCGGTTTTGGCAACGAAGTTAATGTTCAGGCAGCCTGAAACACGCATTTTCCATTAAAATGACAACTTTAAAACCCTTCAATCAGGAAAAACCAAAATGAAATTATACATTTACGACCATTGCCCCTTTTGCTCACGCGCGCGCATGATTTTCGGTTTGCGCCAAATGGCGGTGGAAGAAATCGTCTTGCTCAATGACGATGAAACCACGCCCATCGCCCTGATTGGCGCAAAACAAGTTCCCATTTTGCAAAAAGCAGACGGCTCGCACATGGGCGAAAGTTTAGACATTGTCAATTACATCAACGCATTATCAGGCAACCCACCTTTGGCAGACACACGCGCCGCCGTGCAAACGTGGTTGCAGCGCGTGGGCGAATACATCAATCGCCTGATTATGCCGCGCGATGTGGAATTGGGGCTGCCTGAATTTGCCACGCCCGAATCCATACAGTATTTTATTGATAAAAAAGAAAAATTCATTGGCAGCTTTGCAGAAAATCGCCACAAAACGCCCGAATATTTGGCAAAAATCAATGCCGATTTGCGCGATTTGGACGCGCTGATTCAATCGCCCGATTGGGCAAATGGCGCAACATTGAGTTTGGACGACATCGTTTTGTTCCCCATTTTACGCAATTTGAGCATGGTAAAAGGCATTGTTTTCCCAGAAAAAACATTGCATTATGTGCAAAACATGGCGCAAAAAGCCAAAATGGATTTGTATTTTGACCGCGCTTTGTGATGTTTCAGGCAGCCTGAAAAACAAAAAACCGCCTTGTCAAACAAGACGGTTTTTTGTCAAACAGCAAATTATTGTGCAGCAGAAGCAGCAGCCGCTTTCACTTCGCTGGCAGCAGCTTGTACTTCGCTTGCCGCAGCAGCCACGCCAGAAGCCACAGCCGCTTCAACATTGCTTGCCGCTTCAGCAGCAGCAGATGCCGCAGCCGCAGTTGCAGAAGCCATTTCAGCTTTCACTTCGCTGGCAGCCGCTTTCACTTCGTTGGTGGCGTTTTGGGTGGTTTGTTTTGCTTGTTCGTTACCGCAAGCCGCTACAAACAAAGACAAGAAAGCAGCAGCCAAAAGGGATTTTTTCATGATAAATGTACCTTGTGTAATGTAAGATTAAGTTAATAAATGGGTTTTTATGCGCCAAGCCATTTTGAAAATGACGCGGACACACAATCGCGCATTCGGAAAGGGGCGTATTCTGCCTTAATTTAAAAAAGTACGCAATCACGATAATATGGCTCAATGCATTCTTTACATTTGTATTTTGGGCAAACGCAATGCCAATCGGATTTGACTAAATGCAATTTATTCCAAAATATTGTTTTAAAAAATAAAAAAATCACACATCGCAAAAAGATTGTTTCAGAC is a genomic window containing:
- a CDS encoding ABC transporter permease — protein: MKNQSTVLGIMGLLILLALWQIGSLILAQTMPLANMLAPAAALGSLKTLLLGGQLWEHIFASLQRVGVGLGFALLIGVPVGFALGLSRKTEQTASPAFQFLRMISPLSWMPVVVMLFGIGNAPIYFLLAFAAVWAIILNTAAGVKNINPQWLELGRSLSATQSEMLLKIMLPAVLGDILNGLRLAIGIVWVVLVPCEMLGVNEGLGYFILDTRDRLAYAELMAAIVLIGIIGWALDSMARYAARFWQRS
- the grxB gene encoding glutaredoxin 2, producing MKLYIYDHCPFCSRARMIFGLRQMAVEEIVLLNDDETTPIALIGAKQVPILQKADGSHMGESLDIVNYINALSGNPPLADTRAAVQTWLQRVGEYINRLIMPRDVELGLPEFATPESIQYFIDKKEKFIGSFAENRHKTPEYLAKINADLRDLDALIQSPDWANGATLSLDDIVLFPILRNLSMVKGIVFPEKTLHYVQNMAQKAKMDLYFDRAL